A portion of the Oxynema aestuarii AP17 genome contains these proteins:
- a CDS encoding methyltransferase domain-containing protein, which translates to MSEISTPNSLKPDSTYNVEKAVLERYQAGADRVEAALCCPTDYDGKYLAILPQEILDKDYGCGDPSRYAKPGETVVDLGSGSGKICYILAQKVGASGRVIGVDFNDKMLDLARRYRGEIAEKIGYDNVRFVKGKIQDLALDLDAANRWLSQHSIASVEDWGAFEAECDRLRREQPAIADNSVDLVVSNCVLNLVRSRDKKQLFSEIYRVLKRGGRAVISDIVCDEDPTPKILNDPDLWSGCIAGAFREDAFLEMFEKAGFYGIEILARQEEPWQVIDGIEFRSATVQAFKGKDGPCWERNQAVIYRGPWQEVVDDDGHRYRRGERTAVCDKTFKLLTAENGPYSGEFIPVEPYREIPLETARAFDGDRTSVRHPRETKGSDYHLTKTSEGSGCCEPEGGCC; encoded by the coding sequence ATGAGCGAAATTTCAACCCCCAATTCCCTCAAGCCAGACAGCACCTATAATGTCGAAAAAGCCGTTTTAGAACGCTATCAAGCCGGAGCCGATCGCGTCGAAGCCGCATTGTGCTGTCCCACCGATTACGACGGGAAATATTTAGCAATTCTTCCCCAAGAAATCCTCGATAAAGATTACGGTTGTGGCGATCCCAGTCGTTATGCCAAACCCGGGGAAACCGTCGTCGATCTCGGTTCGGGATCCGGGAAAATTTGCTATATTCTCGCCCAAAAAGTCGGGGCATCCGGTCGCGTTATCGGCGTCGATTTTAACGATAAAATGCTCGATCTCGCCCGTCGGTATCGCGGCGAAATTGCCGAGAAAATTGGCTACGATAACGTCCGTTTTGTCAAGGGTAAAATTCAAGATTTAGCCTTGGATCTCGATGCGGCCAATCGCTGGCTTAGCCAACATTCGATCGCCTCGGTAGAAGATTGGGGAGCGTTTGAAGCCGAGTGCGATCGCCTCCGGCGAGAACAGCCCGCGATCGCCGATAATAGCGTCGATTTAGTCGTCTCCAACTGCGTCTTAAATTTAGTGCGATCGCGGGATAAAAAACAGCTCTTTTCGGAAATTTACCGGGTTCTCAAACGCGGCGGTCGCGCGGTGATTTCCGATATTGTTTGCGACGAAGATCCCACCCCCAAAATTCTCAACGATCCGGACTTGTGGAGTGGCTGCATTGCGGGTGCTTTCCGCGAAGATGCCTTTTTAGAAATGTTTGAAAAAGCGGGATTTTACGGCATCGAAATTCTCGCCCGTCAGGAGGAACCCTGGCAAGTTATTGACGGAATCGAGTTCCGTTCGGCGACCGTACAAGCTTTTAAAGGGAAAGACGGGCCGTGTTGGGAACGCAACCAAGCGGTAATTTACCGAGGACCGTGGCAGGAGGTTGTCGATGATGACGGACATCGGTATCGACGCGGGGAACGAACGGCGGTCTGTGACAAAACCTTTAAACTGTTAACTGCAGAAAATGGCCCCTATTCCGGCGAGTTTATTCCGGTCGAACCCTATCGGGAAATTCCTTTAGAAACTGCACGAGCTTTTGACGGCGATCGCACGAGTGTGCGCCATCCGCGAGAAACGAAAGGTAGCGACTATCACTTGACGAAAACGAGTGAGGGAAGTGGGTGCTGCGAACCGGAAGGCGGGTGTTGCTAG
- a CDS encoding DUF3082 domain-containing protein produces the protein MNKSTENTPLKTSDGKEITPWRCFSGAIVSGGIGFLCYLMTSAIAQTFANKPITSTKVATLNIAAAVRTLVLGISTLGTCVFAIAALGLVALGLQLAWQKMRNSGAN, from the coding sequence ATGAATAAATCCACTGAAAACACCCCCCTCAAAACCAGTGACGGTAAAGAGATTACCCCTTGGCGCTGTTTTAGTGGGGCGATCGTCTCCGGCGGGATCGGCTTTCTCTGTTATCTGATGACCTCGGCGATCGCCCAAACCTTTGCCAACAAACCGATTACCTCCACTAAAGTCGCCACCCTCAATATTGCGGCGGCAGTCCGCACCCTCGTCCTCGGGATTAGTACCCTGGGAACCTGCGTTTTCGCGATCGCCGCCCTCGGTTTGGTCGCCTTGGGACTCCAGTTAGCATGGCAGAAAATGCGCAATTCCGGCGCCAATTGA